Proteins from a single region of Amblyomma americanum isolate KBUSLIRL-KWMA chromosome 10, ASM5285725v1, whole genome shotgun sequence:
- the LOC144107180 gene encoding uncharacterized protein LOC144107180, with the protein MTAANDTAGQAQPEVAAADAARTGDRTTVADWLKEKKVLPRWVWIGLSVLMVTVVAIAVAAYFATQRSGVKVYLGDYEEIAFYEITRPPPYLTLTKVEKEECAKKCSTEVKFNCEFIQFCAAEGEALGVCDLFTGNDLGLRSVHSDNCTIFTRGDPAQFHIPHGGASPLNKGLFATLIYLAAFKFLVT; encoded by the exons ATGACAGCGGCTAACGACACCGCCGGCCAAGCGCAGCCTGAAGTGGCCGCTGCTGACGCTGCTAGGACTGGCGATAGAACTACTGTCGCCGACTGGCTCAAGGAAAAGAAG GTGCTGCCCCGCTGGGTGTGGATAGGCCTGTCTGTTTTGATGGTCACTGTAGTCGCCATCGCTGTCGCTGCATATTTTGCCACCCAAAGGTCAGGTGTAAAAG TTTACCTTGGAGATTACGAGGAGATTGCTTTCTACGAAATCACAAGGCCGCCACCGTATCTCACACTGACCAAAGTTGAAAAAGAAGAATGCGCGAAAAAATGCTCCACTGAAGTCAAGTTCAACTGCGAGTTCATACAGTTTTGTGCGGCCGAAGGAGAAGCCCTAGGAGTTTGCGATTTGTTCACCGGCAACGATCTCGGACTGCGCTCAGTTCATTCGGACAACTGCACCATCTTTACCAGGG GTGATCCCGCGCAGTTTCACATCCCACATGGTGGAGCCTCGCCGCTCAACAAAG GTCTATTTGCAACACTGATCTACCTGGCTGCCTTCAAGTTCCTCGTCACCTGA